Proteins encoded within one genomic window of Triticum aestivum cultivar Chinese Spring chromosome 2D, IWGSC CS RefSeq v2.1, whole genome shotgun sequence:
- the LOC123050630 gene encoding putative B3 domain-containing protein Os04g0676650 isoform X2 codes for MADANGSPSPSPQHSSGGEAVTGDFVAVPGAGPHASFQALLASVGGHDPHGAVANVLAQRQYQEYEQLFGPPGPLIQAPPQPMPLQVQAPSPTPPPPHCAQSNLLMPAGTHNYQHWQPPAPQIGVAAAPRQAPMGLGAGVFGDWTMYNVNSTVVSVACGSSSSVRGNNNNGYHQSSRLCSPTAWPNNFMPPLTSPYSVYPHGIQQQQGHQQAITYNANNNNHQQGFVSNFTVDPPLLPAQCFQPISPASNNRSSPQYLDEARYAKRAKRRTQKRKNSEDPPEMGSENAMMLDENHNFSNQAQQFFTTRFNCKDYHMIVWKELTNSDVGNIGRIVVPKRDAEANLPALLERDGLILKMEDMRLPVTWNFKFRYWPNNKSRMYVLESTGEFSKNHNLETQDTFIIYKSLESGKFLVRGEKVTGQCPTLICPECKEQGRIYNKQCGFTRNLHAKKRR; via the exons ATGGCCGACGCGAACGgatcgccctcgccgtcgccgcagCACTCCTCCGGCGGCGAGGCCGTGACCGGCGACTTCGTGGCGGTGCCGGGCGCCGGCCCGCACGCGTCGTTCCAGGCGCTGCTCGCGTCCGTGGGCGGCCACGACCCGCACGGCGCCGTGGCGAACGTCCTGGCGCAGCGCCAGTACCAGGAGTACGAGCAGCTGTTCGGCCCCCCCGGCCCGCTGATCCAGGCGCCGCCGCAGCCAATGCCCCTCCAGGTCCAGGCcccctcgccgaccccgccgccgccgcactgcgCCCAGTCCAACCTGCTGATGCCCGCCG GGACGCACAACTACCAGCACTGGCAGCCCCCCGCCCCCCAGATCGGCGTCGCGGCGGCGCCGCGGCAGGCCCCGATGGGACTGGGAGCAGGGGTTTTTGGGGACTGGACCATGTACAACGTCAACAGCACGGTCGTGTCTGTCGCCTGCGGTAGCAGCAGCAGCGTCCGCGGCAACAACAACAATGGCTACCATCAGAGCTCCAGGCTGTGCTCCCCCACTGCATGGCCCAACAACTTCATGCCGCCGCTGACGAGCCCTTACAGTGTTTACCCTCATGGcatacagcagcagcaggggcACCAACAAGCTATCACCTACAATGCCAACAATAATAATCATCAGCAAG GCTTTGTATCCAACTTCACGGTGGATCCACCATTACTACCTGCTCAGTGCTTTCAACCAATATCTCCGGCGTCAAACAATCGCTCTTCTCCACAATACCTCGACGAGGCCAGATACGCCAAAAGGGCCAAGAGGCGCACCCAGAAGAGGAAGAATTCAGAG GACCCGCCTGAGATGGGAAGTGAAAACGCCATGATGCTAGATGAGAATCACAACTTCAGCAACCAGGCCCAGCAATTTTTCACTACT AGGTTCAACTGTAAAGACTACCATATGATTGTGTGGAAGGAGTTGACCAATAGTGATGTTGGAAATATTGGAAGAATTGTAGTGCCAAAG AGGGATGCCGAGGCTAACCTTCCAGCTTTGCTTGAAAGGGATGGCCTGATACTCAAGATGGAGGACATGAGGCTTCCTGTTACATGGAACTTTAAGTTCAG GTACTGGCCTAACAACAAGAGCAGGATGTATGTCTTGGAAAGTACTG GAGAATTTTCAAAGAACCATAATCTAGAGACACAAGACACCTTCATCATCTACAAAAGCCTTGAGTCCGGCAAATTT CTTGTCCGTGGGGAGAAGGTGACTGGGCAGTGCCCTACCTTAATTTGTCCGGAATGCAAGGAGCAAGGCCGCATTTACAACAAACAATGCGGGTTCACCAGGAACCTGCACGCCAAGAAAAGAAGATAG
- the LOC123050630 gene encoding putative B3 domain-containing protein Os04g0676650 isoform X1, whose translation MADANGSPSPSPQHSSGGEAVTGDFVAVPGAGPHASFQALLASVGGHDPHGAVANVLAQRQYQEYEQLFGPPGPLIQAPPQPMPLQVQAPSPTPPPPHCAQSNLLMPAGTHNYQHWQPPAPQIGVAAAPRQAPMGLGAGVFGDWTMYNVNSTVVSVACGSSSSVRGNNNNGYHQSSRLCSPTAWPNNFMPPLTSPYSVYPHGIQQQQGHQQAITYNANNNNHQQGNSGFVSNFTVDPPLLPAQCFQPISPASNNRSSPQYLDEARYAKRAKRRTQKRKNSEDPPEMGSENAMMLDENHNFSNQAQQFFTTRFNCKDYHMIVWKELTNSDVGNIGRIVVPKRDAEANLPALLERDGLILKMEDMRLPVTWNFKFRYWPNNKSRMYVLESTGEFSKNHNLETQDTFIIYKSLESGKFLVRGEKVTGQCPTLICPECKEQGRIYNKQCGFTRNLHAKKRR comes from the exons ATGGCCGACGCGAACGgatcgccctcgccgtcgccgcagCACTCCTCCGGCGGCGAGGCCGTGACCGGCGACTTCGTGGCGGTGCCGGGCGCCGGCCCGCACGCGTCGTTCCAGGCGCTGCTCGCGTCCGTGGGCGGCCACGACCCGCACGGCGCCGTGGCGAACGTCCTGGCGCAGCGCCAGTACCAGGAGTACGAGCAGCTGTTCGGCCCCCCCGGCCCGCTGATCCAGGCGCCGCCGCAGCCAATGCCCCTCCAGGTCCAGGCcccctcgccgaccccgccgccgccgcactgcgCCCAGTCCAACCTGCTGATGCCCGCCG GGACGCACAACTACCAGCACTGGCAGCCCCCCGCCCCCCAGATCGGCGTCGCGGCGGCGCCGCGGCAGGCCCCGATGGGACTGGGAGCAGGGGTTTTTGGGGACTGGACCATGTACAACGTCAACAGCACGGTCGTGTCTGTCGCCTGCGGTAGCAGCAGCAGCGTCCGCGGCAACAACAACAATGGCTACCATCAGAGCTCCAGGCTGTGCTCCCCCACTGCATGGCCCAACAACTTCATGCCGCCGCTGACGAGCCCTTACAGTGTTTACCCTCATGGcatacagcagcagcaggggcACCAACAAGCTATCACCTACAATGCCAACAATAATAATCATCAGCAAGGTAATTCAG GCTTTGTATCCAACTTCACGGTGGATCCACCATTACTACCTGCTCAGTGCTTTCAACCAATATCTCCGGCGTCAAACAATCGCTCTTCTCCACAATACCTCGACGAGGCCAGATACGCCAAAAGGGCCAAGAGGCGCACCCAGAAGAGGAAGAATTCAGAG GACCCGCCTGAGATGGGAAGTGAAAACGCCATGATGCTAGATGAGAATCACAACTTCAGCAACCAGGCCCAGCAATTTTTCACTACT AGGTTCAACTGTAAAGACTACCATATGATTGTGTGGAAGGAGTTGACCAATAGTGATGTTGGAAATATTGGAAGAATTGTAGTGCCAAAG AGGGATGCCGAGGCTAACCTTCCAGCTTTGCTTGAAAGGGATGGCCTGATACTCAAGATGGAGGACATGAGGCTTCCTGTTACATGGAACTTTAAGTTCAG GTACTGGCCTAACAACAAGAGCAGGATGTATGTCTTGGAAAGTACTG GAGAATTTTCAAAGAACCATAATCTAGAGACACAAGACACCTTCATCATCTACAAAAGCCTTGAGTCCGGCAAATTT CTTGTCCGTGGGGAGAAGGTGACTGGGCAGTGCCCTACCTTAATTTGTCCGGAATGCAAGGAGCAAGGCCGCATTTACAACAAACAATGCGGGTTCACCAGGAACCTGCACGCCAAGAAAAGAAGATAG
- the LOC123055197 gene encoding transcription factor SRM1 codes for MAAEEASSSGGGEEGSGAGAGGWTREQEKAFENALATVDEEEGEAMWDKIADAVEGKTPEEVRRHYELLVEDVDGIEAGRVPLLVYAGDGDEGGSGGGAGGSGGGGGGGGKKSGGGGGGHGEKGSSKSAEQERRKGIAWTEDEHRLFLLGLEKYGKGDWRSISRNFVISRTPTQVASHAQKYFIRLNSMNRERRRSSIHDITSVNGEASAAQGPITGTNGQAAVPGKSPKQSPHQPGNLPPGVDAFGTTIGQPVGGPLVSAVGTPVTLPVAAPPHMGYAMHAPVPGTVVPRAPMYPMPPPPSR; via the exons ATGGCGGCGGAAGAGGCGAGCAGCAGCGGCGGGGGTGAGGAGGGGTCCGGCGCCGGGGCCGGCGGGTGGACGCGGGAGCAGGAGAAGGCGTTCGAGAACGCGCTGGCCACGGTGGACGAGGAGGAAGGGGAGGCCATGTGGGACAAGATAGCCGACGCCGTCGAGGGCAAGACGCCCGAGGAGGTCCGGCGGCACTACGAGCTGCTCGTGGAGGACGTGGACGGCATCGAGGCCGGCCGCGTGCCGCTGCTCGTCtacgccggcgacggcgacgagggggGCTCCGGCGGGGGGGctgggggcagcggcggcggcgggggcgggggcgggaagaagagcggcggaggagggggagggcaCGGGGAGAAGGGCTCGTCCAAGTCCGCCGAGCAGGAGCGCCGCAAGGGGATCGCCTGGACCGAGGACGAGCACAG GTTGTTCCTTCTTGGACTTGAAAAGTATGGCAAAGGTGACTGGAGGagcatctcaaggaacttcgtgATCTCAAGGACGCCCACTCAGGTCGCCAGTCACGCCCAGAAGTACTTCATCCGCCTCAACTCGATGAACAGGGAGAGGCGGCGATCAAGCATTCACGACATCACCAGCGTGAACGGAGAGGCATCAGCTGCTCAGGGCCCAATCACAGGCACAAATGGGCAGGCCGCAGTCCCTGGCAAGTCCCCCAAGCAATCTCCGCACCAGCCAGGGAACCTGCCTCCAGGCGTGGACGCCTTCGGCACCACCATCGGGCAGCCGGTGGGCGGCCCCCTCGTGTCCGCCGTCGGCACCCCGGTCACGCTCCCTGTCGCCGCCCCGCCTCACATGGGATACGCCATGCACGCCCCGGTCCCAGGGACCGTGGTGCCCCGGGCTCCGATGTACCCGATGCCGCCCCCACCGTCCCGGTGA
- the LOC123055198 gene encoding transcription factor SRM1-like, with product MSAMVTEEGSRFGSGGWMWEQDMVFESTPALVDLEKGEAVWNNMAGVVEVKGSGSGSGPGGWTWEQNKAFENALALVDLGEGEAVWNKIADAVGGKTAEEIKRHYELLVADVDAIEAGRVPLPVYTDGGSPEEGGSGGKKGGGRVGGGRGGHGPKGSSKSVEQEGRKGILWTEDEHRFVHPAFVLLSAEEPAHVSSTFLPYLFIEQF from the coding sequence ATGTCGGCCATGGTGACTGAGGAGGGATCCAGGTTCGGGTCCGGAGGGTGGATGTGGGAGCAGGACATGGTGTTCGAGAGTACGCCGGCGTTGGTGGATCTGGAGAAGGGCGAGGCTGTGTGGAACAACATGGCCGGCGTCGTTGAGGTGAAGGGGTCCGGATCCGGGTCTGGGCCCGGAGGGTGGACATGGGAGCAGAACAAAGCGTTTGAGAATGCGCTGGCGTTGGTGGATCTCGGGGAGGGTGAGGCAGTGTGGAACAAGATAGCTGATGCTGTTGGGGGGAAGACAGCCGAGGAGATCAAGCGGCACTATGAGCTGTTGGTGGCGGATGTGGACGCCATAGAGGCGGGCCGGGTGCCGCTTCCCGTGTACACTGATGGCGGGAGTCCTGAGGAGGGAGGCTCCGGCGGGAAGAAGGGCGGCGGTAGGgtaggaggaggacgcggagggcATGGGCCGAAGGGTTCGTCCAAGTCTGTCGAGCAGGAGGGCCGGAAGGGGATCCTCTGGACTGAGGATGAGCACAGGTTCGTGCATCCAGCCTTCGTTTTATTGTCTGCAGAGGAGCCAGCACATGTTTCCTCCACTTTTTTACCTTATCTGTTCATAGAGCAATTTTGA